The Gaiellales bacterium genomic sequence ATCCCGCCGCCGGCCGCCCCGCTCGACGTCCCGCCTGTGATGCCGCCGATTCCCGACGCGCCGCTGACCGGCGCAACGATGGTGTACGCGCCCGAGCCGACGCCCGAGCCCGAACCGGAGCCGGAGCCCACGCCGCCGCCCCGGCGCGAGCAGGCGGTGCTCCTGTGGGACGGCCGCGACATGACGCTCGACCAGGGCGTCACCGTCATCGGCCGCTCCAGCGGGTGTGACATCGTCGTCGACGACCCCAACGTGTCGCGCCGCCATGCCGAGATCCGGCGCCTGGGCGAGGGCTTCTCGCTGGTCGACCTGGGGTCGACCAACGGCACCGAGGTGAACGGCCAGCGAGTGGGCGAGACGTCGCTCATGAACGGAGACGTGATCGGCGTGGGCACGACCAGGCTCACGTTCGAGCGTCGCCTTGGTTAAACAGCTCCTGCTGCTCCTCCAGGTGGGCTTCGTCGTCCTCCTGTACCTCTTCATCTGGCGCGTGATCCGGGTCGCATCGCGCGACATGACCGTCGGCCAGGAGAGCATGGTGCTGCGGCCCGTGAAGCCGGTCCAGAAGGCCGAGCCGGCCCGGGGCGCCGGCCACCTCGTGGTCGTGCAGAGCCCCGAGCTCGAGGCGGGCACGAGCATCGAGATCGGCCGCGACCTGGTCGCCGGCCGCGACGCCGACCTGGACATCCCGCTCGGCGCCGACGGGTACGCCTCGGGCC encodes the following:
- a CDS encoding DUF3662 and FHA domain-containing protein, which produces MSVFRDIERRIGGLVEGLFGRTFRSSVQPVELARKLAKEMDDHRTISIHRVYVPNSYTVYLNPADRDQFAAYESQMCNELAEYLVEHARREGYSTATRPVVSLESEPDLTVGMFGIAVGAEEGEGEERPGPSATVAAPVPPAPPIPPPAAPLDVPPVMPPIPDAPLTGATMVYAPEPTPEPEPEPEPTPPPRREQAVLLWDGRDMTLDQGVTVIGRSSGCDIVVDDPNVSRRHAEIRRLGEGFSLVDLGSTNGTEVNGQRVGETSLMNGDVIGVGTTRLTFERRLG
- a CDS encoding FHA domain-containing protein, which produces MVKQLLLLLQVGFVVLLYLFIWRVIRVASRDMTVGQESMVLRPVKPVQKAEPARGAGHLVVVQSPELEAGTSIEIGRDLVAGRDADLDIPLGADGYASGRHARFGRAQEGDVVEDLRSTNGTYVNGDRLVGVRRLVAGDVVTIGQTQLTYRAGT